The DNA segment TCCGAAGACATTCAAAAGATTATGAGAAAACAACTAAAAGTGCACAAGCCTGGATTTTATGGGCTAACTGCCAAATTATTCTTAACCGTTTCTAAATTGTTCACAATTTAATTTTTAAACATACTCTTAGCAAATACTCTATGAAACGCATTATTACTATTTTTATATTTTTAGTAATTCAAATACCCTCATTAGTTGCTCAGCAGAATTTTTTTAATGTTCCCTCTTCCGAGATTACCCAAAAAGGAAAGCTATTGTATCAGGGACAAGTCAATATCACCAGTGAGGAAACAGAGATCAACAATACCTTTTCCTATGGACTGGGCAAAGATCTGGAAGTAGGCATTAATATATTTGAATTCACCTTTGATCCCAAGCACCATTTTCATTTTGAACACAACGATACACTCCCTAAATCACCTGTCTATCCGCTTGTACTGCTTAACATTCAAAAGGCATTTGAGCTGCTTCCTGACTTTCAGCTATCTATTGGTACGCAAAATGGTTTAAATCCTGCCCGACATATGCACTGGGTCAATTATACGTATCTTAATCTGGCCTATGAAATTCCTGGCCTTGAAACGAGACTGGTAGCCGGAGCTTATACATTCAATAAAGCTTTTGTAGGCGACTGGAGAGGGAATGAGGAAACATCTGCTGATAACAAGTGGGGAATTGGTTTCCAGGCAGGTATTCAACAACCTATCATAAAGGAAAAGCTACTCTTTACAGCCGATTTTCTCTCACATCGCCATAAATTAGGCGAAAGTGCCTGGGGATTGGCATATTACATAACAAAAAGCTGGGTACTCTCGATGGGGTATCAACTTCCCAATCCGGGAAGTTTATCCAATAAAGGACTTATTTTTGAAATCACGCGTGTACCTGAGTAGACTATATATTTACTCAGTGATGTTAATCTGAGTTAACCCTGCCTAAAGTATCACTGTTGAAAAAGTAAGGTATCATCTTTGTACCCCTCTGTGTACATTTTTTAAACTAAAACGGATGCCTCTTTATGAAAGAATATAACAAAATGTTGTGGTTAGTGTTGGGGATGGTTCTTCTAAATGCTTGTGGAGGTAAAAATACTTCATCCAATGTAGAGTCACCAGGTGATGAGAAAACGGCAAAGGATAAAACCCTGAATACAGGAGCAGATATTCTGCAAAGCAAGACTCCGCTTAAAAAATTCAGCACCTATCTGGATGGTTTCCACTTTTACAATGGCAATATAAATGCTCAGATGGAAGCACATCATTATGTAAGCCAGCTTAATGAAGATCTGTATCAGGCTATTATTTTTGATGGCAATGATGAGAATGCCAAGATTATGGGAGTAGAATATATTATTACAGAAAAGCTTTTTAAAACATTACCCAAAGAAGAAAAGACACTTTGGCATTCGCATCATCATGAAGTAAAATCCGGATCACTTATAGCTCCGGGCATTCCGGATGTAGCAGAACACGAGTTAATGGAAAAGCTTGTCTCCACCTATGGTAAAACAATCCACACCTGGCATACAGATCAGGAACGAACACTGCCTGTAGGCTCTCCTATGGTGATGATGGGCTTTACAAAAGAAGGACAGCTACATCCGCAGTTACTTCAGGAACGGGACAAACGATTTGATATTTCCACAGATAAGATAAAAGCAAAAAGAGCAGACATCCCTATGCCACAAGTTGATCCGATGGCGAATGCATGGGAAAAAGGACAGGTAAGGCAATTTGTCATCAGCCACAAAGCAGACAGTGCCCAGCACAAACACTAGAGCTGTACCCTGTTCCATAACTTTACTGGAAAAAGGGGCTATAAATATAAAGTCACTGGCGTGGGTGTCCAACCGTACCCAATTTGAAACCAGTGCACGGCCAATGCTGTCAGCTTAAGAAAATTTCTCTACTCTTTTTATTTCTTTTTTTGTCCTTCTGAAAGAAACTTTTGACAAATAGAGCCATGTTTGATTTCTGAGAAAATACTCTCCAAAAGGAAAGTCCACCGATAGTACCACACCTGTCTGGATAAAGGAGGGAAAGGTGGGATGATATGGGGGTAACAATGGGGGTAGCTTAACTGTCTGATAATCAGACGGGGTAAGAGGGGCGTCATTTTTTGACAAAAACTCTCCCCGGACAACAGAAATAGCGGGGTAGTAGGGCTATATATATACTTTCTTTTTATATTATATACTTACTATTATATAGAGGAAATCCTACCCCTCTTACCCCGCCTCAATATCAGGCAGTTAAATTTACCCCAAATTCTACCCCTATCATACCCCACCTACCCCGCCAGTAAAAGAATGCTATTTCCGTTATTTAACTATCTGATTAATAGCATGTAAAAAGCCAAATCTCATCTGTAAAGCCTGTGCTCCCAATGAGATTGGAATACTTTCTCTCAATAGATCAATACTGATAAATCAACTTAACATAGTGAAACGCACACCTGCAGGGCCATGCCTTACTAGATTAGCTGCTATCAGAAAAATACACTTCTTACCTACAATCAGGCTCCTATTCAAATTCCTGATATCTTTTTACCTACCGTATCTATTTGGATACAACATAGCGACTTTTGACTACATCCTTCCTTTCCTCCCTGTATAGATTTGCATAAACAAAACAATAACATTATGAACATCGTACTCACAGGCTCTCTTGGTAACATTGGTAAGCCACTCACAAAAACACTGATAGAAAAGGGACATTCCGTAACCGTTATAAGCAGTAATGCCAACCGCCAGAAAGATATTGAAGCACTAGGTGCATCGGCAGCAATTGGTAAAATGCAGGATGCCGATTTCCTGGCCCAAACTTTTCAAGGCGCAGATATCGTTTATCTCATGGAAACGATGGAAGCTGTAGGAGATATGTTTGACCAATCCATTGACTTTATAGGCGGCATCACCCAAATCGGTGAGAACTACAAAAAGGCTGTTGAACGCTCCGGAGTGAAGAGGGTAATCCACCTGAGCAGCATCGGCGCACATACAGACAAGGGCAATGGCATTCTCTTGTTTCACCATAACGTCGAGCAACTTCTGCGGCAACTGCCAGACAATGTGTCTGTCAAGTTTATGCGTCCTGTAGGCTTCTATATCAACTTGTTTTCATTCATTCCGGTTATCAAGTCACAAGGTGCTATCATCTCCAACTACGGCGGTGAAAACAAAGAACCCTGGGTTTCGCCGAAAGATATTGCTGCGACTATAGCAGAAGAAGTAGATAAGCCATTTGCAAGCAAAACAGTGCACTATATTACCAGTGATATGGTATCACCTAATGAAATTGCCAAAGCACTTGGCAACGCTATCGGCAAACCTGATCTGAAATGGAAAGTTATTCCAAGTGAGCAACTCCTGAATAGCTGGCTGAGTATTGGCTTTAATGAACAGGTCGCAAGAGGATTTGTGGAACTACAGGAAAATCAGGGCAACGGCAAACTGTATGAGGACTACAACCAGCACAAGCCAGCACTGGGTAAAATAAAACTGAAAGACTTCGCTAAAGAATTTGCAGAAGCCTATAATCAGGAATAAATACTGACAGGAACGTGTAGCCCAACAGGTGACCTGTGAATTTGATGTATATTTTCTCAGGAACCAAGCATAACTCTCTATTTGGCATCAGATTCTAAAAGAGGTAAATGGGAGTCAGAAGAATTGGATAATTTAGCATCTGATAACGAACTGATTAACTTTCTTATGTATTCCCATTGATAACCTCTACCTTGTAAATGCTTCTAGTATTGATAATACACTAAAAAGGTAAGCGCATGGCAAGCATTCAACGATTAAAAACAATCTCTGAATTTCATCGCACCAGAGGACTAACTCCACCAGAGCACCCCCTGATCAGCATCGTGAATTATGCAGAAGTGCAAATGTTGCCGGAATACAACAATTGTCAATGGGTGTTTGATTTCTACTTTATCTCACTCAAAAAGAACATTGCCGGAAAGATCAGATACGGACAGCAGTCTTACGATTTCGATGAGGGAGTGATGTTCTTCATCGGGCCAGGACAGGTATTTGGACTTGAACGGCCCACAGAAGCGCCATCCAATAAATCCGGCTGGATGTTACTCATACACCCGGATTTTTTTTGGAACACTTCCCTTGCCAAAGAGATAAAAAAGTATGAATATTTCGGTTATGCCATCCATGAGGCCCTGTTTGTGTCTAAAAAGGAAGAAGATACGATGATTGGTATCATCAAAACCATTGAACAGGAATACCGCTCGAACATCGATAAGTTCAGCCAGAGAATCATTATCTCACAGATAGAGACATTGCTCAATTACTCCGAACGATTTTATAACCGTCAATTCATTACCCGACAGCGTGCTGGCCACCAACTCCTAGATAAGTTAGAGGAGTTGTTTGTGGCCTATTTCAAAGATACAGAGCCTTCTAACGGATTGCCTACAGTACAGTATTTCGCCGACCGACTGAATGTATCCCCCAAGTATCTGAGCAATATGTTGAAGGCACTGACGGGCCAAACTGCACAGCAACTCATCCACGAGCAGCTAATTGAACTAGCTAAACAGAAGCTATCAATAACAAACCTCACCGTGAGTGAGATTGCCTACGAATTGGGGTTTGAACATTCTCAATCTTTCAGTAAGCTGTTTAAGAGCAAAACAAATCTCTCTCCATTGGAATTCCGAAAATCGTTTCATCCAAATTAGCACAGTTGTATCATCCTATTACTTCTGCCTACATTTTCCAACCCTATGTTAGAGACAAGGTTTATTCCCTACAGTATGTAAGCTCCAATTCTTTCAAACGCCCATTTTTAATTGCTCTTGCTGCAATATAATTAAACAAGGGTTCGGCTATTTTTTGAAGTCCAACCATTCGTGAGTTGTTTAAGTAAACGAATAAAGCAAGGTCAGATAATTTTGCAGGAACTCCCGATGCACTTGCAAAACCATCTTTCGCAAGCCCTTTTAGTATTAAAAGAGCATTTTCAAAGTTTTTATTGCCTGAGCTTATAGTCACTTTCACTAAACAGTCGGCAGTTGAAATGTTGTGAAAGTAGTGTTTCTCATTGGGCATTATTGTGACACTATCGCCTTGTTTCAACTGATATACCTGATTGTTTTGTCCAACTTCCAATGTTCCTTTGAGTACTTCAAAAGTCTCAGAGAAAAGTGTGTGGTAGTGCCAGGGCGTCTTTTCAGTTGGCACAATAGCATACTCAATCACACTTTCGCTATGTGTATCTGCTGATTGAATGATTTTAGCAAAACCATGGTATCCATTGCTTTGCTCCTTCTTATTTCTCAATAAAAGGATTCCGAATAAAAAACAAACAACAATGGCAGAAATATGGGGAATAGCTTGTGTTATGCCATTATACTCTTTAGTTAAGACGATAAGCATATCCACAACCGGAATAATAGTGCCCAACAACAAAGTTATCGCCAATGCTTTTGTTTGTTTACTTACTAAAAAAGTACAAATGAGTAAACCTGAAAACAAGTCACGTATTCCTTTGATATAGTGAAAGGAGTAGTCACCTTGTTCATTAAAATGTATTCCATATCCAAGTTCTGCTGTTTCTGGTGCTATCAGAAATCTTGCACCAATGAAGATCATTCCTATACCTGTCAGGAAAGCGATTGCAAGAGAGAGTGTCTTTGTCATAAAAGTTTTGTTTAAAATTTATGACACAAAGTTCTATAGCCACCCCATGAAACTTATGCACCTGAGTTAATAAATCATTTGCGGTTAAAAATTCTTTTGGGAATATATCATCGAGTGGTGCATTTGCGTCTGAACAACATGGTAGACAAGTCAGAAGGCAATACAATACACAAGCCAAATTCTGGAAATTCACTTTTATCTTTTACTATCTGCGGTTGTTTACAGATAATCTATAGGCCAGCTTCACTCCCTTATTCAAACATTTGGCTCCCAAAATCCTACGACTCATCCTCCATCACAAATCCATATGCTAAAAAAGTCAGTTGTATACCTGTCTTCACAAAACTATTCAGGAGACAGTTGTACACATTTTTAAAACTATTCAAAAACACAAACCGTATTCGTATGAAAATGATTTTTTTGCCATTCAGAACTGTTCTGATGATTGCATCTTTAACCTTATTTGTAATGAGCTGTAAAGATGATGATGACGATGACAATACTTCAGACGGGCAAACTGTTTTACAGATTGCTGTAGCCAACAATGATTTTGATGTATTGGAAGCAGCTGCCCTGAAAGCAGGTTCCAGTATAACCAATGTTCTTTCTTCTTCATCCAAGATTACTGTTTTTGCGCCTACTGACGCCGCCTTTATTTCTTATCTTGGCGCTACAAATGAGGCCGATGCGATTACCCGTGTAAATGCTTTGACATCAGCACAGGCAGCAGACTTACTAAGCTATCATGTGTTAAACAGCGAAATTAAAGCGGCAGCGGTGCCAGCAGGCCCTAATGCAGAAGTAACTACACTGCGTTCAGGTGCAAATAACAAAGCTTATGTGACAAAATCAGGCAGTACCGTTTCGATAAACGGAGCTACTGTTACTACTGCTGATGTACAGGCAACCAATGGGGTTATCCATATCATTAATCAGGTTCTCTATCCACCAGCAGGAAATCTGGTTGAGACAGCCTCAGCCAATACAAATTTTGAATTGCTGGTTGCGGCAGTAAGTAAAGCAGGTCTGGCAGAAGCTTTAAGCGGAAGCAATCCTCTAACGGTATTTGCCCCAACAGATTCGGCACTTTTAGCTACTCTACGTGCAGTATTAGGCAACCCTAATCTGACAGAAGCTGATGCCAAAGCAGCGATTCCTACCCTGACAGATACATCAGAACCGCTCAATGTACCTACACTGAAAAATATTCTTCTATACCATGTAGTGAGTGGTAGAAACTATTCTGCCCAGTTAACTGCCGGAGCAGTGCCTACATTGCTTACCAATAACTCTGTTACAGTCGCCTTACCTTCCGGTGGTGTTACAGTAACAGGTAGTGGCAATGGCGGGTCGGCTGCCAAGGTAGTGATGGCTAATATCACAACAACGAATGGTGTAATCCATGTGATCGACCGGGTATTACTCCCTGCTCAGTAATCTATAGATAAGGGTTGACAAACATCCGATATTTAAAATAACATGAGTCATCTCAAATTTTGAGTAAAAGGGTGTCATTGAGAAAATAATAAGAATGTTACAAAGAGAGCAAAGATATCTTCAATCGTGGAAGGTAGTGTAGGTGCGTTGGCAATCCTTTTCCCGCGAGGTTGGCCTTTGGCCTGCGGGTGGAAGGATCAGGAAAAGGTGCCCTTTTTTGCTCACGCACAAATCTGGCTCACCAAATTCTCATTTGGTGCCCTGTTTTTTGGGCAAGCAAAAAATGAAGGAGCTACAAGAAGAGTGATGAAAGGGGCAATAAACAAACGCTGGAAGAGAGATTGCTTAAAAATTAACCCAAGCCTATATTTTCAAAAACATAGGCTTGGGTTTTACTCTCATCCAAATTCGGGATCACTCATGTTTCTCAAAAGTTAATCAAGAGAGACAACTACTCATAAGGTTTTCACCAGTTAAAATCTGATTCTCATGGAATGGGTTATGCTTAAGATATACTCTACCTTTGTAAACTAACTTTCTCTTTACTCAAGAATCCAGGATGGATTATGTTTTCACATCCGTACCGTTACCTGTTTATTCTTCTCATTGCTGTTTATTCTTATCTGAATACACTCTATGTAGAGGTATTCGTTTATTATCACATTCCCTTACAGCCTTGGGAGGCTCTGCTCACATTTGTCTTTATCGTTTTATGTATCTGGGAAGGCAATCGTTTGCTGGAAACTAAAGTAGAGACACTGCAAAACTGGCTAAAGGACATTGGCAAAAGGCAGATCCATCCTTTGCTCATACTGTTTGGAGGTAGCATTGTCATTACTACTCTATCAGTTAGTATACCGGTTGTTGTATTTGGGCATTATGAGTTTGATTACAACTGGCAGCAAATGCATATGCCTGTCAAACTAGCCTTTACGCTGGGATTCCGCATAAATTTATTTCTCAATACACTTAATGCCATTTTCTTCTTTCTCCGCCAGCAACGGCAGGCTCAGCTGGAAGCAGAACGTCTCAAGAAAATAAGTATACAAGCCCAGTTTCAATCCCTGAAAAACCAGGTAAATCCACACTTTTTGTTTAACAACCTGAATGTATTATCAACACTGGTCTTCAAAGACCCGGTTATTGCCTCTGAATTTATAGAAGAACTCGCCAGGGTCTACAGGTATGTCCTACAAAACTTTGAAAAGGAGCTAATCGAGCTTAGTACCGAACTAAACTTTATCAGATCTTACAGATACCTTCTCGACAAACGGTTTAACAGTAGTCTACATATTCAGATTAATGTGCCAGAACAGTACCAGCATCATTATATAGTTCCTCTGGCACTCCAGATGCTGATTGAGAATGCCATAAAACACAATATTGGCTCACGCAATCGACCACTACATATTCGAATCTACGTGGATGAAAACCAGTTGCTGGTAGTAGAAAACAATCTGCAACCCAAACTGGAAAAAGAGCTATCTACTCAGATTGGCCTCGAAAACATTGCCCAACGGTATCAGTTTATTAGTCAGCAAACCATCACTATTCAGCAAGATTCCGAATCTTTTATCATTCGATTACCCTTGCTTGCTGTGTTTGACTAATTATTTGTCAATTATTTCAAACAACTTACAAAAAATCTGGTTTATCTAATTTATCTGGATATTCCTTATAGCTGATACAACTGAGGAGTGGAATGAGTATTACATGGCACAAAGGTTATTTTTACTGAATTATAACAAACTTTTTTCTTTCAACCTATGCGTGTATTGATTCTGGAGGATGAATCACTGGCAGCAGAAAGACTGCAGGACCACTTACGGCGTTACGATGCCTCTATTCAGGTAGAACAGGTACTTGATACCGTGGAGGAAGGAGTACAATGGTTGCGTTCGAATCCATCTCCTGATCTGATGTTAATGGATATTCATCTGGCCGACGGATTGAGTTTTTCTATCTTTACACAAACTTTTGTAAATAGTCCTATCATCTTTACCACAGCTTATGATCAGTATGCTCTTCAGGCTTTTAAGGTAAACAGCATTGATTATCTGCTCAAGCCGATTTCCTATCAGCATCTGGTGGAAGCTATGCAGAAATTACGCCGCATCAAGGCTGAGCCGCCTATGATATCGCCACAAATCATCCAACAGCTTATTAACCTTATCCAGAAACAGCGTCCCAACTACAAGTCTCGCTTTCTGGTTAAGTTTGGCGACCGCCTTCAATATAAAACTGTGGAGGATGTATCGTATTTTTATGCAGACGGCAAAGTAGTATATCTGGTTAGTAATGAAAACAAACGCTTCATTGTTGACTATACACTCGAAGAATTGGAAGACCTGCTTGACCCAACCCTGTTTCACCGGATTAACCGAAAAGTAATTGTTCATCTGCAGGCAGTTAAAGACATGCGTTTATACCCCAACAGCCGTCTGAGCTTATCCTTACGGCCATCTATGGACACAGAGGTAGTGGTAAGTCGCGATAAGGTGCCTGCATTCAAAGCCTGGCTGGATCAATAAACCAATGACAGACTTCATCCCGAATTTTAAAAGGCGATTACCTGTCCAAACAATAGATGCTGACTTCACAGCAAACCTTGTTTCATATTTTGTTCCATGTCTTTTCTGGAATAGAGGTTTGTAAATAAAGAAAAAACACTCTCCCTGTCCTCCTGAAAGGAACTCCCCTCGCTGTCCTTCTGAAAGAAACTTGTGACAAATAGAGCCATGTCCGGTTTCTGAGAGAGAAAAATATCTCCAGTCGGAAAGGCCACTAACCTTTTCACAAGGTTCTTTCAGAAGGACAGGTAAGGTAGTTTGAGTGGTTTTCTTAAGTTGACTGCATTGAGAGGATACTGCTTTCATACTGGGCACGGGTGGACACCCGCGCCAGAAATTTTCTTTATTTCCACAAAAAATATGGTACATTATAAGACCTTGCTCTTGCGTTTTATCACGATATAAAAAGGATTGCGCATAGTTCTAGTCAGGCAAAAGTTTTGCGGTGAATTCCGTTCAAATTCTTTTTTGGCGTGAGTTATGCGCAAGAGAAAAAGTGATCGGAGTTCCGGTCAAAATGAGAAATGATCGGAACTCCGATCAAAATAAAATCTGCGGTGAATAACAGGCAATCTGTTCATTGATCAATGAGACTACATTGCCCTTGTTAAAAAATAATCTGCGGTGAAGTGTGCGCAGCCAGAAAAATTTTGCTAAAAGCAATCACAGCCTTACAGTTGGGATAGATACTATTCTGAAGGCTATCTTGTCATGAAGTTGTTCAGTCAGACTAATCTACTATCACAACAGAAACTCATTTGCTCCTTTTAGCTATTTTATTTAGAGAGATAGGTTTTTGCTGCGTACATTTAAACCGACTGCCTTGATGCGCCCCCTTAGCCAGGTGCTTTTGACTTATGGTTGAATTGACACGTTTACGCCATAAATTGAAACTTGTCCGGCTGATTGTCTTACGCATTAGGCGAATAGTTTCTGCTTCTGAAACACCAAACTGGTATTTTATGGCTTCAAATGGTGTTCTGTCCTCCCAAGCCATTTCTATTATTCGATCAATTTCCTTTTCTGTCAACGATTCAATACCGGATATGTTCTTCATACTTTTATATTCTATCGCTTTGTGTTCACGTCTGGTGACATACAGTGTATTATTGGCTGCTCTTCATTCTTCTGCATCGCTCACTACAATATTTTACCGAATCCCAGTCTTTTGCCCATTTCTTTCTCCAACTGAAAGAACGCTGGCAACACGAGCAGATCTTCTCCGGTAATTGAGACTTATTGCCTTTATAGGTTGTCTTTTTTGAAAGAACGGATTTCATTGAGGTTATATAGCAGACTAAATTTTTGCAAGCCCGGTTATTATATGTATCAAGTCAGAAAAGTAACTTCTTTATCTGTTTTGGCATACGACAAACGATGCAATCGTTTGGTCTTGTGGTAGCTATCCAGGCCTGAGCAGCAAAGAGTCTGTGCTTTTTCAACATCCACATAGCCATCAGGATGTAGAGTATTATCGGGAATATAGACCTCTTTGACCTGACCAATCACCATAATAGTACCATTGATGGTAATATCTATCTTCTCTTTCAATTCAAGTCCTACCTGTAGAAAAGACTCCTGGCAGAAGGGAGCCCAAAAACCGTTTTTATATTCGGGCGTCAATCCAACAGCGTCAAACTCTGAGATTTCACGTGCATACCTTGCAGAGGTTTGATGCGCCTGCTGGTAAATATTTTCATGAATATGGTTAAATGTATAAAAACCGGTTTGCAGAATATTAGACAATGTATGTCGCTCCACAGAATCCGGACGAAATATACAAGCCAATAAGGCAGGGTTAGAACCCAAATGTGTAAAAGAGCTAAATATAGCCAGGTTAGTATTTCCTTCATGGCTACGGCTACCCACTAACCCCAAACTTTTAAATCCTGTAATTGAATTGATGAATTGTGCCCGGTAGCGTGTTTCAAAATTTAGTATAGCATCTTCGTTGATTCGCTGCATGGTTACTCCAGATAATTTATCTTTTAAGTATTTTAAACTAGTTATATATTGGAATGAGGTCTGTCACATTGTCGGGCTTATCTATTCAGTAAAGGTCCAGCTATCGTTTTATATTCAAATACTCCACTGTGGGGTAAACAATTGGTTTTCCAAACTCCAACCCTTATTTCAATAACTGATTATGCTACGAATTGTTTAGCCAACGACATTTTTTGTAGCTGTCAGTGCAGAAACAAACTAGGGCCGACATTCATACCTCACGCAGAATAGAATGAGCATTTCTCTTTGTAAAATCCCAATTACTTCCGGAAACTTTGCTTCTGAATGACATAAAAAAAGCCAGCATATCAGCTGGCTCTTTTAATCACACTTGTTATAAACAATCAGGGTTTACAAACATTCTTACTTTTACTTAACTTACTATAGGCTTCTCATTCTGTTGAGAGTCCTGTAATCTGGGCACAGGATACTTTTTCATAATTGCTTCCACTCCCTTGGCAACCTGTTGTTGCAGCCGTTTCACGTTATCCACATTTCCCTGGATAGAACCTCTCCATAGAAGCTCTTTTGTTTTGGCATCGATCATATCAATCACAAGGGTACCTTCAGTGTAGGTATAGCTACGATTATATCCATTTCCATAATAAGGCATCATACCCCATCCGTACATTCTTCCCCATCCAAACGGATAGAAGCCTCCATACGGATAATAGTTATACCCGTTATAGGACTGACGTTTCTTTTCAGTATACGTATGGTATTGCAACAGCAGATCGGGCTGGCTTTCAGTATGTACCATACCCCGCTTTGTTAATTCACTTTCCAGTGCATATTGAATATTACGATCCAGCAGTTTGCTGTTGTAAAGAGGATTAGATCCAACTTTAACATCAGGCTTCAGCCAGCCAAAAGTTTTGTATTGACCTAAACTAGCCTGAGGTGCTACCTGTGTGCTTACCAAAGAAGCACAACCTCCCATTACGAACAAACTCAAAAAAGCAATACATGCAACTACTCTCATTTTTATGGTTTTCATAGCGATTGTAATCTTTGTTTCTGTTATTTATTAATATAACAATTTAAAGACACAAATGTGTTCCTCACTTTACAAAACTATTTCACTAAAAGGCTTAACAATTGAAAACCAATTAAGATAAGCCAAAGATAGCCCCGAGACTTATATAATTATATAAAGAAACTAAATCTGCAGATCCATACTATATGCGTTTACTTATTCTTTTATAGTTGAATAACGCCCCAATTGCGGTAAGTACTTACCTAGCACTCTATTTACGGTAAATACCTATTTGCAAAATCACGTATTTACCGTCTTCCACAATAGAATGCGATCATTGATATTTGTAGAAGCGCAAATTACACTAATAAGTAAAAAATTAGTCTGAGAATACCCTCTTAAAATATGTAGTATACGTATTTTAAGAGAATTATAAAAAGGCATTGCTGAATCAGAAAGGCAATTTTCATTCAGCATTTGTCTTGTACCACTCCTGAGAAGGAATTCACTCTAGTTATCAGTACCCATCCAATTAATTTGTAGTTGCTGCCAAAAGGAGTATCAATATTTTTCTTACTTTTGGGGGCATTTCACGTATCCACATATTCCTCAACCAATTACTAACCGGA comes from the Xanthocytophaga agilis genome and includes:
- a CDS encoding OBAP family protein, which gives rise to MKEYNKMLWLVLGMVLLNACGGKNTSSNVESPGDEKTAKDKTLNTGADILQSKTPLKKFSTYLDGFHFYNGNINAQMEAHHYVSQLNEDLYQAIIFDGNDENAKIMGVEYIITEKLFKTLPKEEKTLWHSHHHEVKSGSLIAPGIPDVAEHELMEKLVSTYGKTIHTWHTDQERTLPVGSPMVMMGFTKEGQLHPQLLQERDKRFDISTDKIKAKRADIPMPQVDPMANAWEKGQVRQFVISHKADSAQHKH
- a CDS encoding NAD(P)H-binding protein; the protein is MNIVLTGSLGNIGKPLTKTLIEKGHSVTVISSNANRQKDIEALGASAAIGKMQDADFLAQTFQGADIVYLMETMEAVGDMFDQSIDFIGGITQIGENYKKAVERSGVKRVIHLSSIGAHTDKGNGILLFHHNVEQLLRQLPDNVSVKFMRPVGFYINLFSFIPVIKSQGAIISNYGGENKEPWVSPKDIAATIAEEVDKPFASKTVHYITSDMVSPNEIAKALGNAIGKPDLKWKVIPSEQLLNSWLSIGFNEQVARGFVELQENQGNGKLYEDYNQHKPALGKIKLKDFAKEFAEAYNQE
- a CDS encoding helix-turn-helix transcriptional regulator; translation: MASIQRLKTISEFHRTRGLTPPEHPLISIVNYAEVQMLPEYNNCQWVFDFYFISLKKNIAGKIRYGQQSYDFDEGVMFFIGPGQVFGLERPTEAPSNKSGWMLLIHPDFFWNTSLAKEIKKYEYFGYAIHEALFVSKKEEDTMIGIIKTIEQEYRSNIDKFSQRIIISQIETLLNYSERFYNRQFITRQRAGHQLLDKLEELFVAYFKDTEPSNGLPTVQYFADRLNVSPKYLSNMLKALTGQTAQQLIHEQLIELAKQKLSITNLTVSEIAYELGFEHSQSFSKLFKSKTNLSPLEFRKSFHPN
- a CDS encoding DUF4267 domain-containing protein; its protein translation is MTKTLSLAIAFLTGIGMIFIGARFLIAPETAELGYGIHFNEQGDYSFHYIKGIRDLFSGLLICTFLVSKQTKALAITLLLGTIIPVVDMLIVLTKEYNGITQAIPHISAIVVCFLFGILLLRNKKEQSNGYHGFAKIIQSADTHSESVIEYAIVPTEKTPWHYHTLFSETFEVLKGTLEVGQNNQVYQLKQGDSVTIMPNEKHYFHNISTADCLVKVTISSGNKNFENALLILKGLAKDGFASASGVPAKLSDLALFVYLNNSRMVGLQKIAEPLFNYIAARAIKNGRLKELELTYCRE
- a CDS encoding fasciclin domain-containing protein, translating into MKMIFLPFRTVLMIASLTLFVMSCKDDDDDDNTSDGQTVLQIAVANNDFDVLEAAALKAGSSITNVLSSSSKITVFAPTDAAFISYLGATNEADAITRVNALTSAQAADLLSYHVLNSEIKAAAVPAGPNAEVTTLRSGANNKAYVTKSGSTVSINGATVTTADVQATNGVIHIINQVLYPPAGNLVETASANTNFELLVAAVSKAGLAEALSGSNPLTVFAPTDSALLATLRAVLGNPNLTEADAKAAIPTLTDTSEPLNVPTLKNILLYHVVSGRNYSAQLTAGAVPTLLTNNSVTVALPSGGVTVTGSGNGGSAAKVVMANITTTNGVIHVIDRVLLPAQ
- a CDS encoding sensor histidine kinase encodes the protein MFSHPYRYLFILLIAVYSYLNTLYVEVFVYYHIPLQPWEALLTFVFIVLCIWEGNRLLETKVETLQNWLKDIGKRQIHPLLILFGGSIVITTLSVSIPVVVFGHYEFDYNWQQMHMPVKLAFTLGFRINLFLNTLNAIFFFLRQQRQAQLEAERLKKISIQAQFQSLKNQVNPHFLFNNLNVLSTLVFKDPVIASEFIEELARVYRYVLQNFEKELIELSTELNFIRSYRYLLDKRFNSSLHIQINVPEQYQHHYIVPLALQMLIENAIKHNIGSRNRPLHIRIYVDENQLLVVENNLQPKLEKELSTQIGLENIAQRYQFISQQTITIQQDSESFIIRLPLLAVFD
- a CDS encoding LytTR family DNA-binding domain-containing protein, which codes for MRVLILEDESLAAERLQDHLRRYDASIQVEQVLDTVEEGVQWLRSNPSPDLMLMDIHLADGLSFSIFTQTFVNSPIIFTTAYDQYALQAFKVNSIDYLLKPISYQHLVEAMQKLRRIKAEPPMISPQIIQQLINLIQKQRPNYKSRFLVKFGDRLQYKTVEDVSYFYADGKVVYLVSNENKRFIVDYTLEELEDLLDPTLFHRINRKVIVHLQAVKDMRLYPNSRLSLSLRPSMDTEVVVSRDKVPAFKAWLDQ
- a CDS encoding TIGR03643 family protein translates to MKNISGIESLTEKEIDRIIEMAWEDRTPFEAIKYQFGVSEAETIRLMRKTISRTSFNLWRKRVNSTISQKHLAKGAHQGSRFKCTQQKPISLNKIAKRSK
- a CDS encoding DUF2256 domain-containing protein: MKSVLSKKTTYKGNKSQLPEKICSCCQRSFSWRKKWAKDWDSVKYCSERCRRMKSSQ